Proteins encoded within one genomic window of Nitrospira sp.:
- a CDS encoding NFACT family protein, translating into MSFSATEIGSIVQELAPALAQGWIQKISQPLPDCLVLEVRVPGHTRRLLCSVHDSTARLHLVQSGLPNPPSPPVFCQLLRARIQGAHIESLQHVPGDRIVRLNLTSRSGPVSLVAELFSRNANLLFLDEDGRVLATLRQHKDRLNQPYQAPNVPLVRHASEEAVFPELGGQPLNAEAFPLSSRLEARYREREAELSRLTQVRERESALRKHLKKLLRRADALRRDLEQAGRYEPYARYGELLKANLGVLKKGMTAVSVVDYYDERLPELTIPLDPTKGAQANMDAYFAKYRKFVSAQREIAPRLTTVHTEIQQSQAELETIKQGTWVAQSTEERPRGRPTGRLSKPRPGDEGRRGPFRRFLSADGCPIFVGRNARENDELTFGLARSEDLWLHARGTPGSHVVVRLEKGAEPPLETIRDAATLALLYSDLKKSGKGDVIYTRRKWVKKAKGQAPGAVTVTQERSIYVTLDKTRLDGLKSRLTGRPS; encoded by the coding sequence ATGTCTTTTTCTGCGACAGAAATTGGCTCCATTGTCCAGGAACTGGCTCCGGCACTGGCCCAGGGCTGGATCCAAAAAATCTCTCAACCGCTTCCCGACTGCCTGGTGCTCGAAGTTCGTGTTCCTGGCCACACGCGCCGGTTGCTGTGCTCGGTGCACGACAGCACAGCCCGCCTGCACCTGGTTCAATCCGGCCTTCCCAACCCTCCGAGCCCACCGGTGTTCTGCCAATTGCTCCGAGCTCGGATTCAAGGTGCGCACATCGAATCTCTCCAGCATGTTCCCGGCGACAGAATCGTCCGGCTCAATTTGACCAGTCGGAGCGGGCCGGTCTCGCTGGTCGCGGAATTATTCAGCCGAAACGCAAACCTGCTCTTTCTCGATGAGGACGGCCGCGTGCTGGCCACCCTTCGGCAACACAAGGACCGATTGAACCAGCCATATCAAGCTCCCAACGTGCCTCTTGTCCGCCACGCCTCGGAAGAGGCTGTGTTCCCCGAGCTCGGGGGTCAGCCCCTCAACGCGGAAGCCTTCCCACTGTCGTCTCGGCTGGAGGCTCGTTACCGAGAACGGGAGGCAGAGCTCTCCCGCCTGACCCAGGTTCGGGAGCGGGAATCGGCCCTGCGAAAGCATCTCAAGAAACTCCTGCGTCGCGCAGACGCACTCCGTCGAGATCTGGAACAGGCTGGACGGTACGAACCCTACGCACGCTACGGAGAGCTCTTGAAGGCGAACCTCGGGGTGCTGAAGAAGGGCATGACGGCGGTCTCCGTCGTGGATTATTACGACGAACGGCTACCCGAGTTGACGATCCCGCTTGACCCGACAAAGGGGGCGCAGGCCAACATGGATGCCTACTTTGCGAAGTACCGTAAGTTCGTGTCAGCTCAACGGGAAATCGCACCGCGTCTGACCACAGTCCACACCGAGATCCAACAGTCCCAGGCAGAATTGGAGACGATCAAACAGGGCACCTGGGTTGCGCAGAGCACAGAAGAACGACCGAGAGGACGCCCCACGGGCCGACTCTCCAAACCTCGTCCCGGCGATGAAGGGCGCCGCGGACCATTTCGACGCTTTCTGTCCGCGGATGGCTGTCCGATATTTGTCGGACGGAATGCGCGGGAAAACGATGAACTCACATTCGGACTGGCCAGGAGTGAGGACCTGTGGCTCCATGCCCGCGGGACACCAGGCTCTCATGTGGTCGTGCGCCTCGAAAAGGGTGCGGAACCTCCGCTTGAGACGATACGCGACGCAGCCACCCTCGCGCTCTTGTACAGCGACCTCAAGAAAAGCGGGAAAGGCGATGTGATTTACACGCGGCGAAAATGGGTCAAAAAAGCCAAGGGCCAAGCCCCCGGCGCGGTGACCGTGACTCAAGAGCGGTCTATCTATGTGACCCTCGATAAGACCCGCCTCGACGGACTGAAATCACGCCTCACAGGCCGTCCGTCCTAA